The Paenibacillus sp. RC334 nucleotide sequence ATAGATAAAAGGGATATTCTTATGTCTTCTATTTTGCCGCCTTTTATTATTCCATCAAAATTTGAAGTTAAAGAAATAACTCCGGTAAGAGATCAGGGACACGAAGGAACGTGCGTTGGATTCTCATGTGCTGTAGGTATGAAAGAGTGGCAAGAGAGAGATAAACATGTCGGACTCTCACCCAGATACCTTTATGAGAAGGCAAAAGCAGCAGATACAACTCCAGATAATACACCTCGATGTACTCCTGATGGAGACGGGACATCTATTAGGGTAGCCATGGATATACTGAAAAAACAGGGAGTATGTGAAGAAAGCTTTTGGAAGTATGAAGCCTGTAATCCTGGTAGTCCCCAAGCTGGAGCAGAAACAAATGCAGCAAAATATAAAATAAAAGCATATGCAAATCTGGATACGATAAAAGCAATGCAGAGAAGCTTAGTTGTAAATGGCCCTTTTGTAGTCGGGACATCAGTATACAAAAACTGGATGGATCCAAACGTAGCAGCTACAGGTAAAATACCTTTACCCGGAAGTAGTGAATTTATAGGTGGACATGCCATATGTATTGTAGGCTTCGATGATGAAACCCAAATGTTTAAATTTAAAAATTCTTGGGGAACAAGTTGGGGAGATAATGGATTTGGCTACTTACCTTATGATTATCGTATTCAAACCCAAGCGGAACATTTCTTTTTCGAAGCATATAGCGCAACGGATCTAATCGACAATGTTGACGCCTTAGTCGGTGCTAAGGAGAAAATATTGCAGCAAATGGGTGAAGAGTTTAAAGAAGAGGTTGAGCTTCACCATTGGGGAGGAGATCAGGTTATTAAATATCACTAGAAAGTCAGGTGATTTAATGATCATTTCCATTGAAGAGAAGGACAATGGTAAAATCCTCCGTCTAAAAAAGGGCGAAGCCTTTCAGATTACCCTACTTGAAAATGCATCTACAGGATATACATGGTTGGAAGAAATCGTTTCAGAGAAAAATGTGGTTTTGCTTGAGAAAGAAGATTATGTTGGTAACCACACTGTAATTGGAGGATCTGGTGTCCGAGCTTGGACGTATACGGCAAATGAAGCAGGTCAGAGAAAGGTGAGATTTCATTACCAAAGGCCGTGGCTACAGGAGGCTGTAAAAAGTTTTGAAATTACGATTATTGTCATATAGGGACGCTGAAAAGCGTTCCTTTTTATTGTTGTGTCTTAATAAAGAGCTATTGATTACGCGTCTTTAGCAAAATGGAATGGCATTACCTACTGTATGAAGCAACGCATAACCCTTCTACCAAAACTATTAATGATTTGCTGGTTTTTTTGCCGAAACATGTCCCAAACTAAACTAAGTTCCTTTTGACCAAATGTACAAACAGACCAAGGGATTGGCCGGGAACAGCTATGTGGATTATTATAATTCATACCTGAATAATGAGAAATATCTTCCCAATTCGTTCTTTTTGTGCGAGAATGATTGAAAAATCATTCATGATTGCGCATTACAGCACGTATAACAAGGGAGGAAATAACCATGTCAGAAGATCGCAAGCTGTCATTCGAAACTCTCGCTGTCCATGCCGGACAACAAATTGATCCTACTACCTTTGCCCGCGCCGTTCCGTTATACCAAACCACCTCGTATGGATTTCGGGATGCCGAGCATGCGGCTGATTTGTTTTCGCTAAAAGAGTTCGGCAACATTTATACGCGCCTGATGAATCCGACCACGGATGTGTTCGAGCAGCGGATCGCAGCTCTGGAGGGAGGGGCTGGCGCGTTGGCAACGGCTTCGGGAGCAGCAGCCATTTCCTTTTCCATCCTGAACATTGCAGGAGCAGGGGATGAAATTGTGTCGGCATCCAGTCTATATGGCGGTACATATAATTTGTTTTCCACGACGTTACCCAAGCTGGGCATTAAGGTGCATTTTGTGGATTCGGATGACCCGGAGAACTTTCGTAAAGCCATTACGGATAAAACGAAGGCGTTATATGCCGAGACGATTGGCAATCCGCAGGGCAATGTGCTGGATGTGGAAGCTGTAGCAGCGATTGCGCATGAATACGGTATTCCGTTAATTGTAGATAACACGTTCCCAAGCCCGTACTTATTGCGTCCCATTGAATACGGAGCGGATATTGTCGTGCATTCGGCGACGAAATTCATTGGCGGACACGGAACGTCCATCGGTGGGGTGATCGTGGACAGCGGCAAGTTTGACTGGAAAGCAAGTGGCCGTTTCCCTGGACTGACCGAGCCGGACCCGAGCTATCATGGGGTTGTATACACCGAGGCGGTGGGGCCTATTGCATACATTATCAAGGCGCGGGTACAACTGCTGCGTGACCTGGGAGCAGCTATTTCACCGTTCAACTCATGGCTGCTGCTTCAGGGCTTGGAGACACTCCATCTGCGGCTGGAAAGACATAGCCAGAATGCTTTGAAGGTAGCGCAATATCTCGAAAGCCACAAGGATGTGGAATGGGTCAGCTACACTGGATTGCCAAGCCACCCATCCTATGAGTTAGCCCAAAAATACTTGCCGAAAGGGCAAGGGGCGATCCTGACCTTCGGCATTAAAGGCGGCAGTCAGGCGGGAAGCAAGCTGATTGAAAATGTGAAGCTATTTTCCCATTTGGCGAATGTGGGCGATTCCAAATCTCTGATCATTCATCCGGCGAGCACAACGCATCAGCAGTTGAATGCGGAGGAACAGGTTGCTGCCGGAGTCAAGCCAGAGCTGTTGCGTTTGTCTGTCGGGACGGAAGCGATAGACGATATTTTGTACGATTTGGAGCAGGCGATCTCGGCCAGCCAGCAGTAGTTAAGGTTGATCAGGTGGGGGGTAACCTCCACCTTTTTTGCGTCCATGTCATGAATAAATAGCGTTGACAACATACCCCCGCAGGTATATATTATACCCCATAGGGTATATTGGGAGGGGAAGAAATGAGCAGAAAAATAGTTATTATTGGCGGGGTAGCAGGTGGAGCTTCTGCGGCGGCGAGATTGCGTAGATGGAATGAGGAAGACGAGATTATGATGTTTGAGCGCGGAGAGCATGTTTCTTTTGCGAACTGTGGTCTTCCTTACTATATTGGCGGCACGATCCATGCGCGGGAGAAGCTGTTCCTCCAGACACCTCAAGGGATTCGAGAACGTTTTAATATAGATGTGAGGGTACTCACCGAAGTGATTGAAATAGACCGAGAGCAGAAGCTCATCCGCTTCCGTGATGTAATGACAGGAACAATGGGGGAGCAACCGTACGACTTGGTGGTTTTGTCCCCAGGGGCCAAACCGATGATACCGGATATTCCCGGATTAAACGAAGCTACTAATCTATTCACGCTAAGAAATATTCCTGATACGGACGTGATTAAGGCATATGTAGATGAAAAGCACCCGCGACATGCTACTGTAATCGGCGGTGGATTTATCGGGCTGGAAATGGCTGAGAATCTGCGGGAGCGTGGACTTGCGGTAACGATTATCGACCAGGGAGAACAATTGCTTAATCCGCTAGATCCTGAAATGGCTAAACTGGTAGAACAGCATATGAAGCTGAACGGGGTGGAGGTGCGCTTAAAGGAAGGGGTCGCGGCTTTTGCAGCTCAGGGTACACGGCTCCTTTTAGCTTCGGGAGGTGTGCTTCAGACGGATTTGGTTATTCTGGCGATTGGTGTTGTTCCCGAAAATGAACTGGCCAAGCAAAGCGGATTGGAGCTTGGTTTTCGCGGGGCTATTCAGGTAAACGCTCAATTGCAAACCAGTGATCCGGCCATTTATGCGGTAGGAGGCGCCATTCAGGTCAAAGATCGCAATCACGGGTTTGCAACTATGGTATCGCTGGCCTGGGGAGCCAATCGGCAGGGTCGTTTGGTGGCGGATCATATGAACGGTCAGGCCATTTCTTATGATGGCGCGCTCGGAACGTCCGTGATCAAGACCTTTGCCTTGACCGCAGCATCTACAGGCAATAACGAAAAAACATTGCTGCGGCTGGGTGTTCCCTATAAGGCTGTTCATATTCATCCCGCTTCGCATGCGGGTTATTATCCCGGAGCATCGCCAATTTCCATGAAGCTACTCTTTAACCCGGAGACTGGAATGATATATGGGGCACAGGCCGTTGGAGTCGATGGAGTAGACAAAAGGATTGATGTGATTGCGACCGCCATTCGTGGACATTTGGAGGTGTGTGAGCTGGCTGATATCGAACTCGCTTATGCACCCCCGTATTCTTCGGCCAAAGATCCTGTCAATATGGCTGGTTATGTGGCTTCGAATATCATGGATGGGCTGGTCCAAACGATGCAATGGCATGAAGTCGATGATTTTTACCGCACAGGCGGCGTTATTATTGATGTCAGGGATGAGGTGGAGCTGCAAGCAGGAGTCATTCCGGGCTCTATCCATATTCCTTTGGCAGAGCTGAGAGGACGAATGTCGGAAATCCCCCATGATCAAGAGATGGCGGTATCCTGTCAGGTTGGCTTGCGGGGCTATATTGCGGCTCGAATGCTGACCCAATACGGATATCAGGTGAGAAACGTTGATGGTGGCTACAAGACATATTCAGTTATGGCTGAACGGGATTCTGATTCTGATCTGCCAGGGGGCGAACTGGACGAGGAAGCCAAAGACGGATCCGGCACAGAGCTAACCCTGCTGGATGCCTG carries:
- a CDS encoding homocysteine synthase — translated: MSEDRKLSFETLAVHAGQQIDPTTFARAVPLYQTTSYGFRDAEHAADLFSLKEFGNIYTRLMNPTTDVFEQRIAALEGGAGALATASGAAAISFSILNIAGAGDEIVSASSLYGGTYNLFSTTLPKLGIKVHFVDSDDPENFRKAITDKTKALYAETIGNPQGNVLDVEAVAAIAHEYGIPLIVDNTFPSPYLLRPIEYGADIVVHSATKFIGGHGTSIGGVIVDSGKFDWKASGRFPGLTEPDPSYHGVVYTEAVGPIAYIIKARVQLLRDLGAAISPFNSWLLLQGLETLHLRLERHSQNALKVAQYLESHKDVEWVSYTGLPSHPSYELAQKYLPKGQGAILTFGIKGGSQAGSKLIENVKLFSHLANVGDSKSLIIHPASTTHQQLNAEEQVAAGVKPELLRLSVGTEAIDDILYDLEQAISASQQ
- a CDS encoding FAD-dependent oxidoreductase, with the protein product MSRKIVIIGGVAGGASAAARLRRWNEEDEIMMFERGEHVSFANCGLPYYIGGTIHAREKLFLQTPQGIRERFNIDVRVLTEVIEIDREQKLIRFRDVMTGTMGEQPYDLVVLSPGAKPMIPDIPGLNEATNLFTLRNIPDTDVIKAYVDEKHPRHATVIGGGFIGLEMAENLRERGLAVTIIDQGEQLLNPLDPEMAKLVEQHMKLNGVEVRLKEGVAAFAAQGTRLLLASGGVLQTDLVILAIGVVPENELAKQSGLELGFRGAIQVNAQLQTSDPAIYAVGGAIQVKDRNHGFATMVSLAWGANRQGRLVADHMNGQAISYDGALGTSVIKTFALTAASTGNNEKTLLRLGVPYKAVHIHPASHAGYYPGASPISMKLLFNPETGMIYGAQAVGVDGVDKRIDVIATAIRGHLEVCELADIELAYAPPYSSAKDPVNMAGYVASNIMDGLVQTMQWHEVDDFYRTGGVIIDVRDEVELQAGVIPGSIHIPLAELRGRMSEIPHDQEMAVSCQVGLRGYIAARMLTQYGYQVRNVDGGYKTYSVMAERDSDSDLPGGELDEEAKDGSGTELTLLDACGLQCPGPILKVYEAVKALEEGQKLEVTATDFGFARDIEAWCLKTGNTLESLGVSQDKVKAVVRKGYSKSPAVNSQ
- a CDS encoding protease inhibitor I42 family protein, producing the protein MIISIEEKDNGKILRLKKGEAFQITLLENASTGYTWLEEIVSEKNVVLLEKEDYVGNHTVIGGSGVRAWTYTANEAGQRKVRFHYQRPWLQEAVKSFEITIIVI
- a CDS encoding C1 family peptidase gives rise to the protein MSEVKGLGLTPSPIDKRDILMSSILPPFIIPSKFEVKEITPVRDQGHEGTCVGFSCAVGMKEWQERDKHVGLSPRYLYEKAKAADTTPDNTPRCTPDGDGTSIRVAMDILKKQGVCEESFWKYEACNPGSPQAGAETNAAKYKIKAYANLDTIKAMQRSLVVNGPFVVGTSVYKNWMDPNVAATGKIPLPGSSEFIGGHAICIVGFDDETQMFKFKNSWGTSWGDNGFGYLPYDYRIQTQAEHFFFEAYSATDLIDNVDALVGAKEKILQQMGEEFKEEVELHHWGGDQVIKYH